One Pseudonocardia abyssalis DNA segment encodes these proteins:
- a CDS encoding GAF domain-containing sensor histidine kinase has translation MAHDEQDAQLPPTASHLLSGLRLDELLREVQDRLSEMATTRDRMQGLLDAVVAVGEGLELDATLRRIVASAADLVDARYGALGVLGAGGGLSRFLHVGLDAQTRETMGPLPEGKGLLGQLIIDPRPLRLADLGAHDASVGFPANHPPMRSFLGVPVRVRDAVYGNLYLTEKVGGGEFTAADEAVVRALAAAAGIAVQNADLFEQTRLRQQWLEASAEIRSELLSGATEQDALRLIAQRTLELTGSDATLILLGPDPDSGDFTIRGWCGPDEPDPVGRRIGGDDPLLHEVLVSRAPVLAVSPGALLDGPGADPAGYGPTMAVPLRSQESVTGVLVVLRRDGGPGFLPGEVPLLTSFAEQATLAMELGDRNRALRQLDVFADRDRIARDLHDHVIQRLFAAGMQLQGTLRRSTDPDLRNRLTHVVDELDTTVREIRTAIFDLHTDGDGPAGGVSRRLLDAAAEAAAGSGITPSLRISGPVDTLVPAELGVHAEAAVREAVSNVVRHAGASAVTVTVEAGEELRIDVVDDGVGIDPATARSGLRNLEQRARERGGSCTASPAPGRGTRLSWRVPL, from the coding sequence ATGGCACACGACGAGCAGGACGCGCAGCTCCCTCCGACGGCGTCGCACCTGCTGTCCGGGTTGCGCCTGGACGAGCTGCTGCGGGAGGTGCAGGACCGGCTCTCCGAGATGGCCACGACCCGCGACCGCATGCAGGGACTGCTCGACGCCGTGGTGGCCGTCGGCGAGGGACTGGAGCTCGACGCCACCCTGCGCCGGATCGTGGCGTCGGCCGCCGACCTGGTCGACGCCCGGTACGGGGCGCTCGGGGTCCTCGGTGCGGGCGGGGGGCTGTCCCGGTTCCTGCACGTCGGGCTGGACGCGCAGACCCGCGAGACGATGGGGCCGCTGCCGGAGGGCAAGGGACTTCTCGGGCAGCTGATCATCGACCCGCGCCCGCTGCGGCTCGCCGACCTCGGCGCCCACGACGCGTCGGTCGGGTTCCCCGCGAACCACCCGCCGATGCGATCGTTCCTGGGCGTACCCGTCCGGGTGCGGGACGCGGTGTACGGCAACCTGTACCTCACCGAGAAGGTCGGCGGGGGCGAGTTCACCGCCGCTGACGAGGCGGTGGTGCGGGCGCTGGCCGCCGCCGCAGGCATCGCCGTGCAGAACGCCGACCTGTTCGAGCAGACCCGGCTGCGCCAGCAGTGGCTGGAGGCCTCGGCGGAGATCCGCAGCGAGCTGCTGTCCGGGGCCACGGAGCAGGACGCCCTGCGGCTGATCGCCCAGCGGACCCTCGAGCTCACCGGTTCGGACGCCACGTTGATCCTGCTCGGTCCCGATCCGGACAGCGGTGACTTCACCATCCGCGGCTGGTGCGGCCCCGACGAACCCGATCCCGTGGGCCGCCGCATCGGCGGCGACGACCCGCTGCTGCACGAGGTGCTCGTGAGCCGGGCGCCGGTGCTCGCGGTCTCCCCGGGGGCCCTGCTGGACGGGCCCGGTGCGGATCCGGCGGGGTACGGCCCGACCATGGCCGTGCCGCTGCGGTCCCAGGAGTCGGTCACGGGTGTGCTGGTCGTGCTGCGCCGCGACGGCGGGCCCGGGTTCCTCCCGGGGGAGGTCCCCCTGCTCACCTCGTTCGCCGAGCAGGCCACTCTGGCGATGGAGCTGGGGGACCGGAACCGGGCGCTACGCCAGCTCGACGTCTTCGCCGACCGGGACCGGATCGCCCGCGACCTGCACGACCACGTCATCCAGCGGCTGTTCGCCGCGGGCATGCAGCTGCAGGGGACGCTGCGTCGCAGCACCGATCCCGACCTGCGGAACCGCCTGACGCACGTCGTGGACGAGCTGGACACGACGGTCCGGGAGATCCGGACCGCGATCTTCGACCTGCACACCGACGGGGACGGCCCGGCGGGCGGTGTGAGCAGGCGGCTCCTCGACGCCGCGGCCGAGGCGGCGGCCGGCTCCGGGATCACGCCGTCGCTGCGCATCTCCGGACCGGTGGACACACTGGTCCCCGCCGAGCTCGGGGTGCACGCGGAGGCCGCCGTGCGGGAGGCGGTGAGCAACGTGGTCCGGCACGCCGGTGCGTCCGCGGTGACCGTCACCGTCGAGGCGGGGGAGGAGCTGCGCATCGACGTCGTGGACGACGGCGTGGGCATCGACCCCGCCACTGCCCGCAGCGGGCTGCGCAACCTCGAGCAGCGGGCCCGGGAGCGCGGCGGATCGTGCACAGCGTCCCCCGCCCCCGGTCGGGGGACGCGGTTGAGCTGGCGGGTGCCCCTGTAG
- a CDS encoding sensor histidine kinase, translated as MNRGDRVVLRRAWWRSVVQIAVGTTAVLLLTGGVALLLVNEHQSETLDAELTAVLAVADDVDDPPPGSYLAHAGADGRTEVTPAAPPGVAAALTAAANGTVDDRHDVDTPEGTYRLEISDRETGRWVIANDLAALRTDQRRVLEAVLLAEATGLAAALAAAALLSRRSVQPLAEALELQRRFVADASHELRAPLTVLFTRAQMLAAHPAASVDPDLAEGLHGLVTDTRALGEVVEDLLVSAELDRQPERDHVVDLDDLAAGVVASTCAHAAARGVSVTHDPDPAGPHPVNGHAVALRRAILALVDNAIGHTPEGGHVRITVTGSAGSVALTVADDGIGIDPGRAEELFARSRHDDHGTTRRFGLGLALVRETARNHHGTVTADGAPGRGARFTLSLPRP; from the coding sequence GTGAACCGCGGCGACCGGGTCGTGCTGCGCCGAGCGTGGTGGCGCAGCGTCGTGCAGATCGCCGTCGGCACGACGGCGGTGCTGCTGCTGACCGGCGGGGTCGCGCTGCTGCTGGTCAACGAGCACCAGTCCGAGACCCTCGACGCCGAGCTCACCGCGGTCCTGGCCGTCGCGGACGACGTGGACGACCCACCACCGGGGTCCTACCTCGCCCACGCCGGGGCCGACGGGCGCACCGAGGTGACCCCGGCGGCCCCGCCCGGCGTCGCCGCCGCGCTCACCGCCGCGGCGAACGGCACCGTCGACGACCGCCACGACGTCGACACCCCGGAGGGCACCTACCGGCTGGAGATCAGCGACCGCGAGACCGGCCGGTGGGTGATCGCGAACGACCTCGCCGCGCTGCGCACCGACCAGCGCCGGGTCCTGGAGGCCGTCCTGCTCGCCGAGGCCACCGGTCTCGCCGCCGCGCTCGCCGCGGCGGCGCTGCTGTCGCGGCGGTCCGTGCAGCCCCTGGCCGAGGCGCTGGAGCTGCAGCGCCGGTTCGTCGCCGACGCCTCCCACGAGCTGCGCGCCCCGCTGACCGTGCTCTTCACCCGCGCCCAGATGCTCGCCGCCCATCCCGCGGCGTCGGTCGACCCCGACCTGGCCGAGGGCCTGCACGGCCTCGTCACCGACACCCGGGCGCTGGGCGAGGTCGTCGAGGACCTCCTCGTCTCCGCCGAGCTCGACCGGCAGCCCGAGCGCGACCACGTCGTCGACCTGGACGATCTCGCCGCAGGCGTCGTCGCGAGCACCTGCGCCCACGCCGCGGCCCGCGGGGTCAGCGTCACCCACGACCCCGATCCCGCCGGCCCGCACCCGGTGAACGGTCACGCCGTCGCCCTGCGTCGAGCGATCCTCGCCCTCGTCGACAACGCGATCGGCCACACCCCGGAGGGCGGCCACGTCCGGATCACCGTCACCGGGAGCGCCGGCTCCGTCGCGCTGACCGTCGCCGACGACGGCATCGGGATCGACCCCGGGCGCGCCGAGGAGCTGTTCGCCCGCTCCCGGCACGACGACCACGGCACGACGCGCCGGTTCGGGCTCGGCCTCGCACTCGTGCGCGAGACCGCCCGGAACCACCACGGCACCGTCACCGCGGACGGCGCGCCCGGGCGAGGGGCCCGGTTCACCCTGAGCCTGCCCCGGCCGTGA
- a CDS encoding response regulator — MISVFLLDDHEIVRRGIAALLESEDDITVIGEAGTASQALARIPALRPDVAILDVRLPDGEGVSVCRDLRSSIDPPPACLMLTSYLDDEALFGAIVAGAAGYLLKQVAGIDLVGAVRTVAGGGSLLDPKATAVVLERLRRGDEPADPRYTSLSPQERRILALIADGLTNRQIGADMYLAEKTVKNYVSSLLHKLGFARRTEAAVYATELRRTDHR, encoded by the coding sequence ATGATCTCCGTGTTCCTCCTCGACGACCACGAGATAGTCCGCCGTGGCATCGCGGCCCTGCTCGAGTCCGAGGACGACATCACCGTGATCGGCGAGGCCGGCACCGCGTCACAGGCCCTGGCCCGCATCCCCGCCCTGCGCCCCGACGTCGCGATCCTCGACGTCCGCCTACCCGACGGCGAGGGCGTCTCCGTCTGCCGCGACCTGCGCTCCTCGATCGACCCACCCCCCGCATGCCTCATGCTCACCTCCTATCTCGACGACGAGGCTCTCTTCGGCGCGATCGTCGCCGGTGCCGCCGGTTACCTCCTCAAGCAGGTCGCCGGGATCGACCTCGTCGGAGCGGTCCGCACCGTCGCCGGCGGCGGGTCCCTGCTCGACCCCAAGGCCACCGCGGTCGTGCTGGAACGGCTGCGTCGCGGCGACGAACCCGCCGACCCGCGGTACACCTCGCTGAGCCCGCAGGAACGCCGCATCCTCGCCCTCATCGCCGACGGGCTCACCAACCGTCAGATCGGCGCCGACATGTATCTCGCGGAGAAGACCGTCAAGAACTACGTGTCCTCGCTGCTCCACAAGCTCGGCTTCGCCCGCCGCACCGAGGCCGCGGTGTACGCCACCGAACTGCGTCGGACCGACCACCGGTGA
- a CDS encoding response regulator transcription factor: MLTTSRIRVLVVDDHPVVRDGVVTQLSRHGDIDVVGHAADAAGAVALCARERPDVVLLDLRLPDALAVDVVPRLRAVSPQSRVLLFTAFPEHAAVAPSLAAGACGLLVKDASGTALRDALREVSRTGTYRGSATGGAPAVVTPREYDVLRLVASGHTNAEIGEQLGLSVNTVKAYLHNVMHKVDARNRAQVITRARAHGLL, from the coding sequence GTGCTGACCACCTCCCGGATCCGCGTGCTGGTCGTCGACGACCACCCGGTGGTCCGCGACGGAGTGGTCACCCAGCTCTCCCGCCACGGCGACATCGACGTCGTCGGGCACGCGGCCGACGCCGCCGGGGCCGTCGCGCTGTGCGCCCGCGAGCGCCCCGACGTCGTGCTGCTCGACCTGCGGCTGCCCGACGCACTCGCCGTCGACGTCGTGCCCCGGCTGCGCGCGGTGTCGCCGCAGAGCCGGGTGCTGCTGTTCACCGCGTTCCCCGAGCACGCCGCCGTGGCCCCGTCGCTGGCCGCCGGCGCGTGCGGGCTGCTGGTCAAGGACGCGTCCGGCACGGCGCTGCGCGACGCGCTGCGCGAGGTGTCCCGCACGGGCACCTACCGCGGGTCGGCGACCGGAGGGGCGCCTGCGGTCGTCACCCCGCGCGAGTACGACGTGCTCCGGCTCGTCGCCTCGGGCCACACCAACGCCGAGATCGGTGAGCAGCTCGGGTTGTCGGTCAACACCGTCAAGGCCTACCTGCACAACGTCATGCACAAGGTCGACGCGCGGAACCGGGCCCAGGTGATCACCCGGGCCCGGGCCCACGGCCTGCTCTGA
- a CDS encoding three-helix bundle dimerization domain-containing protein, producing the protein MRAVRDPDPSPADVVARQLLEVGDRLCRQFAVDGGPTAESVREQVRRARAEFGSPAVIAYLPVLIERALRRDLTVDRSNRHEDRTDGQPRA; encoded by the coding sequence GTGCGAGCAGTGCGCGACCCGGACCCGTCCCCCGCCGACGTGGTGGCCCGGCAGCTGCTCGAGGTGGGTGACCGGCTCTGCCGCCAGTTCGCCGTCGACGGCGGGCCGACGGCCGAGTCGGTGCGCGAGCAGGTGCGCCGGGCTCGGGCCGAGTTCGGGTCCCCGGCGGTGATCGCCTACCTGCCGGTGCTGATCGAGCGCGCACTCCGGCGGGACCTGACCGTGGATCGGTCGAATCGCCACGAGGACCGGACGGACGGACAGCCGCGGGCATGA
- a CDS encoding aromatic ring-hydroxylating oxygenase subunit alpha — MTDLYADLPARPVPPVLFTEEHTYRHTRLPVDRASTLLPDAYCSPEFFALEREKVFAASWVAVGFVGDVDRHGACVVVEVAGRSVIVTRDRDRRLRAFHNVCRHRAARLLDADAREVGRHGRIRCPYHSWTYAADGSCLGTPLFEGSDVPPGEEAVFDTSGATGFDRADHGLLPVAVDTWGFLLFVHLGADPAPLGDQLGDLPGRLADHALEGWVPRRRRTYDVAANHKLVGENFMEYYHLPWVHPELNQVSRFSDHYRWQGPGMYTGMCTTPVSRNTEAGGWDGLPPLGSLRGEDADAGRFVWLFPATALVVLPNHAYVILTRPVAADRTVETAVLLTHPGTDPDADPAAAEGVEQLDRFWDVVNRQDLEIVERVQEGIGNPAYRGGRMCFRFEEPLHRFQNMVIDRMVGVDRVPEGDAAPMTRMFPDA; from the coding sequence ATGACCGACCTGTACGCCGACCTGCCGGCCCGCCCCGTCCCCCCGGTGCTGTTCACCGAGGAGCACACCTACCGCCACACCCGGCTGCCCGTGGACCGCGCGTCCACCCTGCTCCCCGACGCCTACTGCTCGCCGGAGTTCTTCGCACTCGAGCGGGAGAAGGTGTTCGCGGCGAGCTGGGTCGCGGTCGGGTTCGTCGGCGACGTCGACCGCCACGGCGCCTGCGTCGTGGTCGAGGTGGCCGGCCGGTCGGTCATCGTCACCCGCGACCGCGACCGGCGGCTCCGGGCGTTCCACAACGTCTGCCGCCACCGCGCCGCGCGGCTGCTCGACGCGGACGCCCGGGAGGTCGGGCGGCACGGACGCATCCGCTGCCCGTACCACAGCTGGACCTACGCCGCCGACGGTTCGTGCCTGGGCACGCCACTGTTCGAGGGCTCCGACGTACCGCCCGGCGAGGAGGCCGTCTTCGACACCTCGGGGGCGACGGGCTTCGACCGCGCCGACCACGGCCTGCTCCCCGTCGCCGTCGACACCTGGGGGTTCCTGCTGTTCGTCCACCTCGGTGCCGACCCCGCCCCGCTGGGCGACCAGCTCGGCGACCTGCCCGGCCGCCTCGCCGACCACGCGCTCGAGGGGTGGGTCCCCCGGCGCCGCCGCACCTACGACGTCGCCGCGAACCACAAGCTCGTCGGCGAGAACTTCATGGAGTACTACCACCTGCCCTGGGTCCATCCCGAGCTCAACCAGGTCTCGCGGTTCTCCGACCACTACCGCTGGCAGGGCCCCGGGATGTACACCGGGATGTGCACCACTCCGGTGTCGCGCAACACCGAGGCGGGCGGCTGGGACGGCCTCCCGCCGCTGGGCTCCCTGCGCGGCGAGGACGCCGACGCCGGACGCTTCGTCTGGCTGTTCCCCGCCACCGCACTCGTCGTGCTGCCCAACCACGCCTACGTCATCCTCACCCGGCCCGTCGCCGCGGACCGCACGGTGGAGACCGCCGTCCTGCTCACGCACCCCGGGACCGACCCCGACGCGGACCCCGCCGCCGCGGAGGGCGTCGAGCAGCTCGACCGGTTCTGGGATGTCGTCAACCGCCAGGACCTCGAGATCGTCGAGCGGGTGCAGGAGGGGATCGGGAACCCCGCCTACCGCGGCGGCCGGATGTGCTTCCGCTTCGAGGAACCGCTGCACCGCTTCCAGAACATGGTCATCGACCGGATGGTCGGCGTCGACCGCGTACCCGAGGGCGACGCGGCGCCGATGACCCGCATGTTCCCCGACGCGTGA
- a CDS encoding cupin domain-containing protein produces the protein MEKSSLTALARRQLEIAATAPGGRSAATVYGGHEHVLHQTVIALVSGRTLDEHANPGEATVHVLHGRVRLTAGELGWEGSPGDLLVVPCARHALEALEDSAVLLTVARTR, from the coding sequence ATGGAGAAGTCATCGCTCACCGCACTCGCGCGCCGGCAGCTGGAGATCGCTGCGACGGCACCGGGCGGGCGCAGCGCGGCGACCGTCTACGGAGGCCACGAGCACGTACTGCACCAGACCGTGATCGCGCTGGTGTCCGGCCGGACGCTCGACGAGCACGCGAACCCCGGAGAGGCGACCGTGCACGTGCTGCACGGTCGGGTCCGGCTCACGGCCGGGGAGCTCGGCTGGGAGGGCTCACCCGGCGACCTGCTCGTCGTGCCGTGCGCCCGGCACGCCCTCGAGGCGCTCGAGGACTCCGCGGTTCTGCTGACCGTGGCCAGGACGAGGTGA
- a CDS encoding response regulator transcription factor, which yields MAAVARVLIVEDDRTLAGLLEQLLTAQGLAVELAHDGQAGLHAALTRRFDVLVIDRGLPGIEGVDLVARLRSRGVAVPVLVLTARGTLRDRVEGLDAGAEDYLVKPFEVPELLARVRALLRRHADRADSLPLGRRRLDVAARRVLDDDGPADDVELTARECALLEVLAARPGRVFTRDELLDRVFDAETPGAVDTYVSYLRRKLGREAISTVHGLGYRLGST from the coding sequence ATGGCTGCGGTGGCGCGGGTGCTGATCGTGGAGGACGACCGCACGCTCGCGGGCCTGCTCGAGCAGCTGCTGACGGCGCAGGGCCTCGCCGTCGAGCTGGCCCACGACGGGCAGGCCGGGCTGCACGCCGCGCTGACCCGCCGCTTCGACGTGCTGGTGATCGACCGCGGGCTGCCCGGGATCGAGGGCGTCGACCTGGTGGCCCGGCTGCGCTCGCGCGGCGTGGCCGTCCCGGTGTTGGTCCTCACCGCGCGCGGGACGCTGCGTGACCGCGTCGAGGGTCTGGACGCGGGGGCGGAGGACTACCTGGTCAAGCCGTTCGAGGTGCCCGAGCTGCTCGCCCGTGTCCGGGCCCTGCTGCGCCGCCACGCCGACCGGGCCGACTCGTTGCCCCTCGGGCGCCGCCGGCTCGACGTCGCCGCCCGCCGCGTGCTCGACGACGACGGACCCGCGGACGACGTCGAGCTGACCGCGCGGGAGTGCGCCCTGCTCGAGGTCCTCGCCGCCCGACCCGGACGGGTCTTCACCCGCGACGAGCTGCTGGACCGGGTGTTCGACGCCGAGACCCCCGGCGCGGTCGACACCTACGTCAGCTATCTGCGGCGCAAGCTCGGTCGCGAGGCGATCAGCACGGTGCACGGCCTCGGCTACCGGCTGGGTTCGACGTGA
- a CDS encoding cation transporting ATPase C-terminal domain-containing protein has product MAAGTLAVLLWAPGPSARLGVASVAGTMAFTTFVFFQVVNLLNVRHETRGTVSRETLRNTSAFVASGSVVALLVLVVQVDGLHGRSAVLWVGELVKVVLRCR; this is encoded by the coding sequence ATGGCGGCCGGCACGCTCGCGGTGCTGCTGTGGGCGCCGGGCCCGTCGGCCAGGCTGGGGGTGGCGAGCGTGGCCGGCACGATGGCGTTCACGACGTTCGTGTTCTTCCAGGTGGTCAACCTGCTCAACGTGCGCCACGAGACCCGTGGCACCGTCAGCCGCGAGACGCTGCGCAACACCTCGGCCTTCGTCGCCAGCGGGTCGGTCGTCGCGCTGCTCGTGTTGGTCGTGCAGGTCGACGGACTGCACGGCCGCTCGGCGGTGCTGTGGGTCGGCGAGCTGGTGAAGGTGGTCCTGCGGTGCCGGTAG
- a CDS encoding LysR substrate-binding domain-containing protein has protein sequence MPHEHREPRRARTPRGAPLDILVGPAHPLAGRDGVGLAEFAADPWIGSNPGRAYHQLVTLACAGAGFAPDVVHYADEWDTGAALVARGFGVALVPRLAELPAHDTRRIPISTAPAPIRRVVAAVRAGSRNRPGTAAGLAALRHATASLAPALGGSAGSTPVALLRAGRGPGPG, from the coding sequence GTGCCACATGAACACCGGGAACCGCGACGGGCGCGAACTCCGCGAGGTGCGCCGCTGGACATCCTCGTCGGCCCCGCGCACCCGCTGGCCGGCCGCGACGGCGTCGGCCTCGCCGAGTTCGCCGCCGACCCGTGGATCGGCAGCAACCCCGGACGCGCCTACCACCAGCTCGTCACGCTCGCCTGCGCCGGCGCCGGCTTCGCCCCCGACGTCGTCCACTACGCCGACGAGTGGGACACCGGTGCCGCCCTGGTCGCCCGCGGGTTCGGGGTCGCGCTGGTCCCGCGGCTGGCCGAGCTGCCCGCCCACGACACGCGGCGGATCCCAATCAGCACCGCGCCCGCGCCGATCCGCCGCGTCGTCGCCGCCGTCCGTGCGGGGTCCCGCAACCGGCCCGGCACCGCCGCGGGCCTCGCCGCCCTGCGGCACGCCACGGCATCGTTGGCTCCGGCCCTCGGCGGGTCGGCGGGATCGACCCCGGTGGCGCTGCTCAGAGCAGGCCGTGGGCCCGGGCCCGGGTGA
- a CDS encoding universal stress protein: MDVGDRAAVVVGVDGSVRATEAVRWGAAEAARRGAPLRLVTAVHGEADRVLRPELVKRYEDVLVDHARDALADATAVAGRDAPGVEVRSELVTGHAVAVLREAAEQALVVVIGDRGLSKVEGLLAGSVSVALAAHAACPVVVVRGREEPATARPVVVGVDGSPGSEAAVAFAYEAASLRHVGLVAVHTWWDLVADPVLAPLLDWEAIENDERLVLAERLAGWAEKYPDVVVERVVTRGRPAQVLLEQAARAQLVAVGSRGRGEFTGLFLGSVSNTLLHRSPCPVVVARS, from the coding sequence ATGGACGTGGGAGACAGGGCGGCGGTCGTCGTCGGGGTGGACGGCTCGGTGCGGGCCACCGAGGCCGTGCGCTGGGGTGCGGCCGAGGCGGCCCGGCGCGGGGCGCCGCTGCGACTGGTCACCGCCGTCCACGGCGAGGCGGACCGCGTGCTCCGCCCCGAACTGGTGAAGCGCTACGAGGACGTGCTGGTCGACCACGCCCGCGACGCACTGGCCGACGCCACCGCGGTCGCGGGCCGGGACGCCCCCGGTGTCGAGGTGCGCTCGGAGCTCGTCACGGGCCACGCGGTCGCGGTGCTGCGGGAGGCGGCCGAGCAGGCGCTCGTCGTCGTCATCGGTGACCGTGGGCTCAGCAAGGTCGAGGGGCTGCTCGCCGGGTCGGTCTCCGTCGCGCTCGCCGCCCACGCGGCCTGCCCCGTGGTGGTCGTGCGCGGGCGGGAGGAGCCCGCGACCGCCCGGCCGGTGGTCGTCGGCGTGGACGGGTCGCCGGGCAGCGAGGCGGCCGTCGCGTTCGCCTACGAGGCGGCGTCGTTGCGGCACGTGGGGCTCGTGGCGGTGCACACCTGGTGGGACCTGGTCGCGGACCCCGTGCTGGCCCCGCTGCTGGACTGGGAGGCGATCGAGAACGACGAGCGTCTGGTGCTGGCCGAGCGGTTGGCCGGCTGGGCCGAGAAGTACCCGGACGTCGTGGTGGAGCGGGTCGTCACCCGGGGCCGCCCGGCCCAGGTCCTGCTCGAACAGGCGGCGCGGGCCCAGCTCGTCGCGGTCGGGTCCCGTGGCCGCGGCGAGTTCACCGGACTGTTCCTCGGATCGGTCAGCAACACGCTGCTGCACCGTTCGCCGTGCCCGGTGGTCGTCGCCCGCTCGTAG
- a CDS encoding sensor histidine kinase has translation MDDAHDPPLTFPDLPRLELDQLLGQLVDRAHEVIATQSRLRGLLRANQMITGDLALPALLRHIVEAARELGGARYAALGVNAHTGGLAQFVHSGMSPETVRAIGDLPQGRGLLGALVEDPVPIRVERIADDPRSSGFPEHHPPMDGFLGVPIRVRGEVFGNLYLCESNSGGFSSEDEDLVTALAATAGVAIANARLYDAARVRHEWLGASATITRRLLSTEPGDPLQLVVDLAHDVAGADLVAIVLPAEDGPDLRVEVAVGTGADTVIGLDVQVEGSLCGRVLRTGRPVRESWPLHVPGLGSAVSAQLRLDPVLVVPLVGSRQVKGVLVAARLRNRPAFTDDDLDMVTAFANQASLALELKDARAEQQRLAVADDRDRIAADLHDHVIQRLFAAGLSLQSVAKGLGAGTAADRIGESITNLDQTISQIRTTIFQLHRTTGTVASGLRGRVLDVLADVAPALGFHPETRFSGPLQSSVPDDVADDLVAVLREALTNIARHANAHSAAVDLSVHDELTLRVVDDGTGIPATGRRSGLANLAARARRHGGTLHVTRGEQRGTELSWSVPIG, from the coding sequence GTGGATGACGCGCACGACCCTCCGCTGACCTTCCCCGACCTCCCGCGCCTGGAGCTCGACCAGCTCCTCGGCCAACTGGTCGACCGCGCCCACGAGGTCATCGCCACCCAGAGCCGCCTGCGCGGGCTGCTCCGCGCCAACCAGATGATCACCGGCGACCTCGCCCTGCCCGCCCTGCTGCGCCACATCGTCGAGGCCGCACGCGAGCTCGGCGGCGCCCGCTACGCCGCGCTCGGCGTCAACGCGCACACCGGAGGGCTCGCCCAGTTCGTCCACTCCGGTATGTCGCCCGAGACCGTCCGGGCCATCGGTGACCTGCCGCAGGGCAGGGGCCTGCTCGGGGCGCTGGTGGAGGACCCGGTCCCGATCCGGGTGGAGCGGATCGCCGACGACCCGCGCTCGTCCGGCTTCCCCGAGCACCACCCGCCGATGGACGGCTTCCTCGGCGTCCCCATCCGGGTCCGCGGGGAGGTGTTCGGCAACCTCTACCTCTGCGAGAGCAACAGCGGGGGGTTCAGCAGCGAGGACGAGGACCTGGTCACGGCGCTCGCCGCCACCGCCGGTGTCGCGATCGCGAACGCCCGCCTCTACGACGCCGCCCGCGTCCGCCACGAGTGGCTGGGCGCCTCGGCGACCATCACCCGGCGGCTGCTCTCCACCGAACCGGGCGACCCGCTGCAGCTCGTCGTCGACCTCGCCCACGACGTCGCCGGGGCGGATCTCGTGGCCATCGTCCTGCCCGCCGAGGACGGGCCCGACCTGCGCGTCGAGGTCGCCGTAGGGACCGGGGCCGACACGGTGATCGGGCTCGACGTGCAGGTGGAGGGGTCGCTGTGCGGGCGGGTGCTCCGGACCGGGCGTCCCGTACGCGAGTCCTGGCCGCTGCACGTCCCCGGCCTGGGCTCGGCGGTGTCGGCCCAGCTGCGCCTGGACCCGGTGCTCGTCGTGCCCCTGGTGGGGAGCCGCCAGGTCAAGGGCGTGCTGGTGGCCGCCCGCCTGCGGAACCGGCCCGCGTTCACCGACGACGACCTCGACATGGTGACCGCGTTCGCCAACCAGGCCTCCCTCGCCCTCGAGCTCAAGGACGCCCGCGCCGAACAGCAACGACTCGCCGTCGCCGACGACCGCGACCGCATCGCCGCCGACCTCCACGACCACGTCATCCAACGCCTCTTCGCCGCAGGCCTGTCGCTGCAGAGCGTCGCCAAGGGCCTCGGCGCCGGCACCGCCGCCGACCGGATCGGGGAGAGCATCACCAACCTCGACCAGACCATCAGCCAGATCCGCACCACCATCTTCCAGTTGCACCGCACCACCGGAACCGTCGCGTCCGGTTTGCGCGGGCGGGTCCTCGACGTGCTGGCCGACGTCGCACCGGCGCTCGGCTTCCACCCCGAGACCCGGTTCAGCGGACCCCTGCAGAGCAGCGTGCCCGACGACGTCGCCGACGACCTCGTCGCCGTCCTCCGCGAAGCACTGACCAACATCGCCCGGCACGCGAACGCCCACTCCGCCGCCGTCGACCTCAGCGTCCACGACGAACTCACCCTCCGCGTCGTCGACGACGGAACCGGCATCCCCGCCACCGGCCGGCGCAGCGGACTGGCCAACCTCGCAGCCCGCGCCCGGCGCCACGGCGGGACCCTGCACGTCACCCGGGGCGAGCAACGCGGGACGGAGCTGTCCTGGAGCGTGCCCATCGGCTGA
- a CDS encoding VOC family protein — MGVSLNPYLNFRDGTREVMTYYASVFGGELTVSTFAETGGMGLDEAEQHKVMHSQIVTGSGLTLMAADVPAAMDVSANGTVSLSGDDEPTLRGYWDGLTDGGSVTVPLEKAPWGDTFGMCTDRFGVDWMVNILGGPS, encoded by the coding sequence ATGGGCGTCTCGCTCAACCCCTACCTGAACTTCCGCGACGGCACGCGCGAGGTGATGACCTACTACGCCTCGGTGTTCGGCGGGGAGCTCACCGTCAGCACCTTCGCCGAGACCGGGGGCATGGGCCTCGACGAGGCCGAGCAGCACAAGGTCATGCACTCGCAGATCGTCACCGGCTCCGGGCTGACCCTGATGGCCGCCGACGTCCCCGCCGCCATGGACGTGAGCGCCAACGGCACCGTCTCCCTCAGCGGCGACGACGAACCGACCCTGCGCGGCTACTGGGACGGTCTCACCGACGGCGGCAGCGTCACCGTGCCCCTGGAGAAGGCGCCGTGGGGCGACACCTTCGGGATGTGCACCGACCGGTTCGGCGTCGACTGGATGGTCAACATCCTCGGCGGCCCGTCCTGA